Part of the Candidatus Zixiibacteriota bacterium genome, TTTCAAAGCGCCCTCGTCGATTCCAATCCCTAAGATAGCTTTTCCACCAAAATCTCTGCCCAGTCTTTTGAGAGAGCCGGGGTCCTGGTCTATAACTGAGACCTCATCTCCTTTAGAAAAAAGCTCGGTGGCGAGTAATGCTCCTACCCGACTGCATCCTAAAATTACCACTCTCATATTCTTCTCCTAAGAAAAAGTTCAACTGCTTTCAGGAAGTTTATCCAGGATAACCTCGCAGGGCGCTTTTCTTATCAAGGTGTCGGTTGTTCTGCCCCAGAGAGACTGAGTACCGTGGACATTGGTGCGCATTCCCAGTACGATTACATCTGCTTGATTATCCTTAGCCGCTCGAATTATCCCCTCACCTGCTTCCCGTGCCCTCTCGATTAAGAGGACCGGTGGAAGGTTATGCAGTTCTACTATTTCTTTTCCTCGATTGAGTGCCTGGTTCGCTTTATCCTCAGCTTCAGGCATAGGCGCATCTAAGGGCAGGGTGCGCGGGATCTCAATGACATAAGTCAAAACGATCTCAGCCTTATGCTCAGTCCCTAACCTGCAGGCTAACTCTATCCCTCTTTCAGAATAGGGCATACCAGAAGTCGGGACCAGAATCCTTTTCAAAGCCTCAACCGACCTTCGAGCTTTGGCAACCTCCGGTTTGATCTGGGGTGGTGGATGAAGCATCCACCATAGTATTCCACCCATAGAAAAGAAGAAAACTACGGCGATGATTATGCCTAAAGGTGAAACCTGAACATGCATTATTTTTTTCTTCCCTTTAA contains:
- a CDS encoding universal stress protein, whose protein sequence is MHVQVSPLGIIIAVVFFFSMGGILWWMLHPPPQIKPEVAKARRSVEALKRILVPTSGMPYSERGIELACRLGTEHKAEIVLTYVIEIPRTLPLDAPMPEAEDKANQALNRGKEIVELHNLPPVLLIERAREAGEGIIRAAKDNQADVIVLGMRTNVHGTQSLWGRTTDTLIRKAPCEVILDKLPESS